From one Anaerococcus prevotii DSM 20548 genomic stretch:
- a CDS encoding ferritin, with product MDKKILDLINEQMNFEFESAYIYKAMAAYTDDLDLEGFTNWMEQQVTEEINHGEGMKNFLQSVGYKPVYKAIPEPRAEYDSVLDVMKSALEHEKEVTRRITNIAKEANGVDERVRSFIQWYIDEQVEEEETFNKLVTRLERVGDDWHSVYIMDDELGQRPEPTTPAIAE from the coding sequence ATGGATAAGAAAATTTTAGATTTAATCAATGAACAAATGAACTTTGAATTCGAGTCAGCTTATATTTACAAGGCTATGGCAGCATATACTGATGATTTAGACCTTGAAGGATTCACAAATTGGATGGAACAACAAGTAACAGAAGAAATCAATCACGGAGAAGGAATGAAAAACTTCCTCCAATCTGTTGGTTACAAACCAGTTTATAAAGCAATTCCTGAACCAAGAGCAGAATATGATTCAGTACTTGACGTAATGAAATCTGCCCTAGAGCATGAAAAAGAAGTTACAAGAAGAATCACAAATATCGCCAAAGAAGCAAACGGGGTTGATGAGAGGGTAAGAAGCTTTATCCAATGGTACATCGATGAACAAGTTGAAGAAGAAGAAACATTCAACAAGCTTGTTACAAGACTTGAAAGAGTTGGAGATGACTGGCACTCAGTTTATATTATGGATGATGAACTAGGACAAAGACCAGAACCAACAACACCAGCTATTGCAGAGTAA
- a CDS encoding epoxyqueuosine reductase QueH encodes MQKINYNLKMEEIIKENKKKGLRPRLLMQVCCAPCSTAVIERIYEDFEIDLFYYNPMIYPTSELEKRVDTLRNLKEALGIESRIIFPPNDISDFAEIAKLRRDDHEGGEACYKCYRLRLEETAKFAQKNYYDYFSTTLSISPYKNSQWLNEIGESLEKEYGVKYLYSDFKKKNGYKKSIELSNKYELYRQDYCGCIFSFKEMEEKHKNL; translated from the coding sequence ATGCAAAAAATCAACTACAATCTCAAGATGGAAGAGATTATAAAAGAAAACAAGAAAAAGGGCCTAAGGCCAAGGCTTTTGATGCAGGTCTGCTGTGCTCCTTGCTCAACTGCGGTTATAGAGAGGATATATGAGGATTTTGAGATTGATCTTTTCTATTATAATCCCATGATCTATCCTACAAGTGAGCTAGAAAAAAGGGTGGATACCCTAAGAAACTTAAAGGAGGCTCTTGGCATAGAGTCTAGGATAATCTTTCCTCCAAATGACATATCTGACTTTGCTGAGATTGCAAAGCTTAGGAGGGATGACCATGAGGGGGGAGAGGCCTGCTATAAATGTTATAGGTTAAGGCTAGAAGAGACGGCAAAGTTTGCCCAAAAAAATTACTACGATTACTTTTCTACTACTCTTTCGATTTCTCCTTACAAAAACAGCCAGTGGCTTAATGAGATAGGGGAGAGTTTGGAGAAGGAATATGGGGTAAAATATCTTTATTCAGACTTTAAGAAGAAAAATGGCTACAAGAAATCCATAGAGCTTTCAAACAAGTACGAGCTCTACAGACAAGACTATTGCGGTTGTATTTTCTCCTTTAAGGAAATGGAAGAAAAGCATAAGAATTTATAG
- the rpsI gene encoding 30S ribosomal protein S9, translating into MADIIQSTGRRKTSVARCTMVSGKGEILVNGRSLDEYFNYDTLKVIAKSPLELTENLNNYDIKINVNGGGYTGQAGAIRHAIARALLIANPDYRQALKRAGFLTRDSRKKERKKPGFKKARKSSQFSKR; encoded by the coding sequence ATGGCAGATATAATTCAATCAACAGGAAGAAGAAAGACATCTGTAGCTAGATGTACTATGGTTTCTGGTAAGGGAGAAATCCTTGTTAATGGAAGAAGCCTAGACGAATACTTCAACTATGATACACTAAAAGTAATAGCAAAATCACCACTTGAATTAACAGAAAACCTAAACAACTACGATATCAAGATCAATGTTAATGGTGGAGGATATACAGGACAAGCAGGAGCAATCAGACACGCTATCGCAAGAGCGCTACTAATTGCTAACCCTGACTATAGACAAGCCCTTAAGAGAGCAGGATTCTTAACAAGAGATTCTCGTAAAAAAGAAAGAAAGAAACCTGGTTTCAAAAAGGCAAGAAAATCATCTCAATTCTCAAAGAGATAA
- the rplM gene encoding 50S ribosomal protein L13, whose translation MKYQKTWTATPDQIDRKWYVVDAEGMVLGRLASQVAAILRGKNKPTFTPHYDTGDYVIVINADKVVLTGNKEDQKEYQRYSGYSGGQKITKFKDMKAKKPEFIVTHAIEGMLPHNKLGRAMAKKLRVYAGSEHGHESQMPEVLELN comes from the coding sequence ATGAAATATCAAAAAACATGGACTGCAACTCCTGATCAAATCGACAGAAAATGGTATGTCGTTGATGCAGAAGGAATGGTTCTAGGTAGACTAGCTAGCCAAGTTGCAGCAATCTTAAGAGGAAAGAACAAACCAACATTTACTCCACACTACGATACTGGAGATTATGTTATTGTAATCAATGCTGACAAAGTCGTTCTTACTGGTAACAAAGAAGACCAAAAAGAATACCAAAGATACTCAGGATACAGCGGTGGACAAAAGATTACTAAATTCAAGGACATGAAAGCTAAAAAACCTGAATTTATCGTAACACATGCAATTGAGGGCATGCTTCCACACAACAAGCTTGGTCGTGCTATGGCTAAGAAGCTTAGAGTTTACGCTGGTAGCGAACACGGACATGAATCCCAAATGCCTGAAGTTTTGGAATTAAATTAA
- the cytX gene encoding putative hydroxymethylpyrimidine transporter CytX: MEKKTSIYENSLIWFGAGVSIAEILTGTYYASMDFKSAILAIIIGHIAGFILMSLSGLIGARTGLSAMEATKLSFGRLGGIFFAILNFLQLVGWTAIMIYDGAISSGELFGRGNNIWALLIGILIIIWIAVGITNLGKINTVSMVALFVLTILMSRKAFTSSLITKASSEALSFGGAVELAIAMPMSWLPLISDYTSEAEKPEKATWISVGIYSLVSMWMYIIGLTGAMATGESTLSAIFSYSGIGSLAIIIIILSTVTTTFLDAYSAGISFESIKQNADGKKVAIIVSVVGIILAIVFPMDDITNFLYLIGSVFAPMIAVQIGDFFLKNEKSKVDEKVNIISWVFGFIIYRILLKLDVAIGASILSVILTIIVTLILRKIISRK, translated from the coding sequence ATGGAAAAGAAAACAAGTATATATGAAAATAGTTTAATTTGGTTTGGGGCAGGAGTTTCAATAGCAGAGATTTTGACAGGGACTTATTATGCCTCCATGGATTTTAAAAGTGCTATCCTTGCTATTATTATAGGTCATATAGCAGGCTTTATCCTAATGAGCTTGTCAGGGCTTATTGGTGCTAGAACAGGTCTTTCTGCAATGGAGGCGACAAAGCTTAGTTTTGGAAGACTCGGTGGTATATTTTTTGCAATCCTAAATTTCCTCCAACTAGTAGGCTGGACTGCTATAATGATCTATGATGGAGCGATCTCTTCTGGCGAACTTTTTGGAAGGGGAAATAATATTTGGGCTCTTCTTATTGGAATTCTTATAATAATCTGGATTGCCGTAGGGATTACCAATCTTGGCAAGATAAATACAGTTTCAATGGTAGCCCTCTTTGTCCTAACGATTTTGATGTCTAGAAAGGCTTTTACAAGTAGTTTGATAACAAAAGCAAGCTCCGAGGCCCTATCTTTTGGAGGAGCAGTAGAACTTGCTATAGCCATGCCTATGAGCTGGCTTCCTCTAATATCTGATTACACATCAGAGGCTGAAAAGCCAGAGAAGGCGACTTGGATTTCTGTAGGAATCTATTCCCTAGTATCCATGTGGATGTATATCATTGGACTTACGGGAGCGATGGCTACTGGAGAATCAACCCTTTCTGCAATATTTTCCTATTCAGGAATAGGATCTTTGGCTATAATCATAATAATCTTATCTACTGTAACTACAACTTTCCTAGACGCATATTCAGCAGGGATTTCATTTGAATCAATCAAGCAAAATGCAGATGGAAAGAAGGTTGCAATAATAGTAAGCGTAGTTGGCATTATCCTAGCTATTGTGTTTCCGATGGATGATATTACAAACTTCCTCTATTTAATAGGATCTGTTTTTGCCCCTATGATAGCAGTTCAGATAGGAGATTTTTTCTTAAAGAATGAAAAGTCAAAAGTAGATGAGAAAGTAAATATTATAAGTTGGGTATTCGGTTTTATAATCTATAGGATTTTACTCAAGTTAGATGTTGCAATTGGTGCTTCTATATTATCTGTAATTTTAACGATTATAGTAACTTTGATTTTAAGGAAAATAATCTCTAGAAAGTAG
- the thiD gene encoding bifunctional hydroxymethylpyrimidine kinase/phosphomethylpyrimidine kinase, whose product MKVALTIAGSDSSGGAGIQADLKAMSLNGVFAESVITALTAQNTRGVSGIMDVTSEFLAKQMDAVFTDIFPDAVKIGMVSDKDLIRTIAIKLKEYGAKNIVLDPVMVATSGSKLLKDDAIEALKGELFPQALLITPNIPEAELISSLKIEDEADMEKAAEKIYEDYGVNVLLKGGHRINDANDYLYANGSGIWIKGERIDNPNTHGTGCTLSSAIAANIAKGYDLEEAIRKAKKYLEGCLKDGLNLGKGSGPMNHAFDIKDEYKK is encoded by the coding sequence ATGAAAGTAGCACTTACTATTGCTGGCTCTGATTCTTCTGGAGGAGCTGGTATTCAAGCTGATCTTAAGGCTATGAGTCTTAATGGGGTCTTTGCTGAGTCTGTTATCACTGCCCTTACTGCTCAAAATACTAGGGGGGTAAGTGGAATTATGGATGTGACTAGTGAGTTTCTAGCAAAACAAATGGATGCGGTTTTTACTGATATTTTCCCAGATGCTGTTAAGATTGGTATGGTTTCTGATAAAGACTTGATTAGGACAATAGCTATTAAATTAAAGGAATATGGAGCAAAAAATATAGTTCTTGATCCTGTTATGGTAGCAACTTCAGGATCTAAGCTTTTGAAAGACGATGCCATAGAAGCTTTAAAAGGAGAACTTTTCCCGCAAGCTTTACTCATAACACCAAATATCCCAGAGGCAGAATTAATTTCTTCTCTAAAGATAGAGGATGAAGCTGATATGGAAAAGGCAGCAGAGAAGATCTATGAAGATTATGGAGTAAACGTCCTTCTTAAAGGTGGCCATAGAATAAATGATGCCAATGACTATCTTTACGCAAATGGATCTGGGATTTGGATTAAGGGAGAAAGAATTGACAATCCCAACACTCATGGTACAGGATGTACTCTTTCTTCAGCTATAGCAGCAAATATCGCCAAGGGCTATGACCTAGAAGAAGCTATAAGAAAAGCGAAAAAATATTTGGAAGGCTGCCTAAAGGATGGCCTAAATCTAGGAAAGGGATCTGGTCCAATGAATCACGCCTTTGATATTAAGGATGAATACAAGAAGTAG
- a CDS encoding TrkH family potassium uptake protein: MNGSVVKYTIGRLMQVLAMLMLIPLLVGLIYRESLIDIRNFVIPIVLAFLLGFILMRSGSAKGHIFTKEAMFITASCWIIFSIIGAIPLYLTASNYPSFVDAFFEMMSGFTTCGASVASNVELLPNSIIFWRSFSHFIGGMGILVFTLAIMPKANKESSSLMQAEVPGPTFGKITPKLSQTARVLYLMYIALTVIVIILLLFGGMNLFDAIIHAMGTAGTGGFSNKAASIGYYNSRYIEIVLSIAMLAFGINFNIYYFSLIRSARQAFKSEELYWYLGIVATTALLIFFNIRSMYDSSFFTGVTSLFTVSSIITTTGYVSLDYGAWPLFSRHILIFLMFVGGCAGSTAGGIKVSRFVVLFKSALNQIRKALNPLRVSVNKMDGKRVDKEVEESINRYILVYIFLFIIFMLVITLETNNFESAFSAVATTFNNVGPGLIDFGPVTSFEAMSKLSKLTLTFAMLFGRLELYPMILLFSAGTYRNIRK; encoded by the coding sequence ATGAACGGATCAGTAGTTAAATATACTATAGGAAGACTAATGCAAGTTTTGGCTATGCTTATGCTTATTCCCCTACTTGTAGGTCTGATCTATAGGGAAAGTTTAATAGATATAAGAAATTTTGTAATACCAATTGTCTTAGCCTTTCTTTTAGGCTTTATACTTATGAGATCTGGCTCAGCCAAGGGTCATATTTTCACCAAAGAGGCCATGTTTATCACAGCCTCTTGTTGGATAATATTTTCTATAATAGGGGCAATCCCCCTCTATCTAACAGCAAGCAACTACCCAAGCTTCGTCGATGCCTTTTTTGAGATGATGAGTGGTTTTACAACTTGTGGAGCTTCAGTTGCAAGTAACGTGGAGCTTCTTCCTAATTCGATAATTTTCTGGAGATCTTTCTCCCACTTTATTGGAGGAATGGGAATCTTAGTATTTACCCTTGCCATAATGCCAAAGGCCAACAAGGAGTCATCTTCCCTAATGCAGGCAGAAGTACCAGGGCCAACTTTCGGCAAGATCACTCCGAAACTATCTCAAACAGCAAGGGTCCTTTACCTAATGTATATAGCCCTTACTGTAATTGTAATAATCTTACTCCTTTTTGGAGGAATGAATCTATTTGATGCAATAATTCACGCCATGGGAACAGCTGGAACTGGAGGATTTTCCAATAAGGCCGCATCTATCGGATATTACAATTCAAGATATATTGAGATAGTCTTATCTATAGCCATGCTAGCCTTCGGGATCAACTTTAATATTTATTATTTTTCACTCATAAGATCAGCTAGACAAGCATTCAAAAGTGAGGAGCTTTATTGGTACTTGGGCATAGTAGCTACGACTGCCCTACTTATCTTCTTTAACATAAGAAGTATGTACGATAGCTCGTTTTTTACTGGAGTGACTTCCCTATTTACAGTATCCTCAATTATAACAACGACAGGATACGTATCCCTTGACTATGGGGCCTGGCCACTTTTTTCTAGACATATCTTGATATTTTTGATGTTTGTCGGAGGTTGTGCAGGATCAACTGCAGGTGGAATAAAAGTTTCTAGATTTGTAGTTTTGTTCAAATCAGCCCTAAACCAAATAAGAAAAGCTCTAAACCCACTTAGAGTAAGTGTAAACAAGATGGACGGCAAAAGGGTAGACAAGGAAGTAGAAGAATCCATAAACAGATACATCTTGGTTTATATCTTCTTATTTATAATATTTATGCTAGTAATAACGCTCGAGACAAATAACTTCGAATCAGCCTTCTCAGCAGTAGCCACCACCTTCAACAACGTAGGTCCAGGACTAATAGACTTCGGCCCAGTAACAAGCTTTGAGGCAATGAGCAAACTATCAAAACTAACCCTAACCTTCGCCATGCTATTTGGAAGATTGGAACTATATCCAATGATATTATTGTTTTCGGCGGGGACTTATAGGAATATTAGGAAGTAG
- the trkA gene encoding Trk system potassium transporter TrkA has translation MNIIILGAGKVGSYLTSDLAEEGHDILVIDHDKDVLDRLLAANDVMGIVGDGRDPEVLIDANVGSCDLFIAITLSDDVNLIASTMAKKLGAKNIIIRLRDPQYMKQKELVEEITSATRIVNPESIAAKDIQRALKYSHALNVEGFFRDQAIMMEIVISEDSTLAGSRISDLNAYSANYHTLIGIVNNNGKIYIPHGSYVLEKGEKIYVIGEKEGVDRFYKQEVLDRYEIKNVLIIGAGSISAHLTGLLLERGFNVTLVEIDKEKAEAFSEKYSDAVVINADGSDPDVLEEVRVNTFDAMVCLTGMDEENILISLLGKKYGIEKIISKVNRIKLIKMTGILDIDTTFTPKRAASDVINRIIRSKENARGSSITSLYRLEDDEVEVIEFAAIEHSEIFGKKLKDLNIREDTLIACIKHEERDGAIEVPNGDSMISLGDRVLVITTNHSFQTIDDIVE, from the coding sequence ATGAATATTATAATACTGGGAGCTGGTAAGGTAGGATCGTATCTTACGAGCGATTTGGCTGAGGAAGGCCACGATATTTTAGTAATAGATCACGACAAGGACGTCCTTGATAGGCTCCTTGCTGCCAACGATGTTATGGGTATTGTCGGAGATGGAAGAGATCCTGAGGTCTTAATCGATGCTAATGTAGGATCTTGTGATTTATTTATTGCAATCACCCTATCTGATGATGTCAACTTAATCGCTTCAACCATGGCCAAAAAGCTAGGGGCTAAAAATATTATCATTAGACTTAGAGATCCTCAATACATGAAGCAAAAGGAGCTTGTTGAGGAGATTACATCAGCTACAAGGATAGTCAATCCAGAATCTATAGCTGCTAAGGACATCCAAAGAGCCCTTAAGTATTCACACGCCCTAAACGTAGAGGGATTTTTCAGAGACCAGGCTATCATGATGGAGATAGTTATATCGGAAGATTCGACTCTTGCTGGGTCTAGGATATCCGACCTTAATGCTTACTCTGCAAATTACCACACCCTTATTGGAATTGTAAATAATAATGGTAAAATCTATATACCTCACGGATCCTACGTCCTTGAGAAGGGGGAGAAGATTTACGTTATTGGAGAGAAGGAAGGCGTAGATAGGTTCTACAAGCAGGAAGTTCTCGATAGATACGAGATTAAAAACGTCCTAATCATTGGAGCAGGCTCAATTTCTGCTCACTTGACTGGTTTATTATTGGAAAGAGGCTTTAATGTAACTCTTGTAGAGATCGATAAGGAAAAGGCAGAAGCCTTCAGCGAAAAGTACTCTGACGCTGTAGTTATAAATGCTGATGGGTCTGATCCTGACGTACTCGAAGAAGTAAGGGTAAACACCTTCGATGCTATGGTTTGTCTTACAGGTATGGATGAGGAAAATATCTTGATTTCATTACTTGGCAAAAAATATGGAATCGAGAAGATAATCTCAAAGGTAAATAGAATTAAGCTTATCAAGATGACAGGTATTTTAGATATCGATACTACCTTTACCCCAAAAAGAGCTGCCAGTGATGTTATAAATAGGATTATAAGAAGCAAGGAGAACGCCCGTGGATCGTCTATCACTTCTTTATATAGATTAGAAGATGATGAGGTAGAGGTAATTGAGTTTGCTGCAATTGAGCATTCAGAAATCTTTGGCAAGAAGTTAAAGGACTTAAACATCAGAGAAGATACCTTGATAGCTTGTATAAAGCACGAAGAAAGAGACGGGGCAATCGAAGTACCAAACGGAGATTCTATGATTTCTTTGGGAGATAGGGTTTTGGTTATCACAACTAATCACAGCTTCCAAACCATAGATGATATAGTGGAGTAG
- the nhaC gene encoding Na+/H+ antiporter NhaC, giving the protein MKKTYRLPSLFEAILPIITMIFLMIYVFAFAKEGGENIYDAAHLPLIIGIIVASLVGLVCGRSFREMVDGMIERIRTTLDAILILLTVGLLISSFMISGTIPALIYYGLTFLSPKLFLPIGCIITALVGLACGSSWTATATIGIAFMTIGQGLGISPAITAGMVISGAYIGDKFSPLSDTTNLAAGVAKTGLFDHVTAMVSTTGPVFLIALILYSFISFRIDVTNYDPNIAEGIKAALASNFNLNPLVLLPILLIVLVCVLRIEGLAGVMISVFVGLVFSMIFQKQRSLAEIFAILHYGPDIETGNEFVDMALSKGGMDNQMWTVNLILLAVSFGGSLERAGIIERLFAHLKEKINSVGGLVFLTMLTSIFCDATMCDQFLGIGVPAPLYEDKYDEIGLSRNMLSRTLEDAGTLWAVMFPWTACGAYQMKTLGVSPLSFFPFAFVNLLNPIFALVTALLKRNIFWADGSYTNIFGKTKMKKMAKAPKKAQAFALSQLEKLRKEGKTPQIN; this is encoded by the coding sequence ATGAAAAAAACTTATAGGCTGCCCTCTTTGTTTGAGGCGATTTTACCTATTATTACTATGATATTTTTGATGATTTATGTCTTTGCCTTCGCCAAGGAAGGCGGAGAAAATATTTACGATGCTGCCCACCTTCCTCTTATTATAGGAATTATTGTAGCAAGCCTTGTAGGACTTGTTTGTGGGAGAAGTTTTAGGGAAATGGTCGATGGTATGATCGAGCGAATTAGAACAACTCTTGATGCGATTTTAATTCTTCTAACTGTTGGCCTTTTAATTTCTTCATTTATGATTTCAGGAACTATCCCTGCCCTTATCTATTATGGTTTGACCTTCCTTAGCCCTAAGCTCTTCCTTCCAATAGGTTGTATCATTACGGCCCTAGTTGGTCTTGCTTGTGGGTCTTCTTGGACTGCTACAGCGACTATTGGTATAGCCTTTATGACTATAGGTCAAGGCCTTGGCATTAGCCCTGCCATAACTGCAGGTATGGTAATCTCTGGTGCCTATATTGGAGATAAATTCTCTCCCCTATCAGATACCACAAACCTTGCTGCAGGAGTAGCAAAAACTGGGCTTTTCGACCACGTTACTGCTATGGTTTCTACAACAGGACCAGTCTTTTTGATAGCTCTCATCCTTTATAGTTTCATTTCTTTTAGGATTGATGTTACAAACTACGATCCAAATATTGCCGAAGGAATCAAGGCAGCACTCGCTAGCAATTTTAACTTAAATCCCCTAGTACTTTTGCCAATCCTTTTGATAGTTCTTGTCTGTGTCCTAAGGATTGAAGGCCTTGCTGGTGTTATGATTTCTGTATTTGTTGGTCTAGTATTTTCTATGATCTTTCAAAAACAAAGAAGTCTCGCAGAAATTTTCGCCATTCTCCACTACGGACCAGACATAGAAACTGGCAATGAGTTCGTGGATATGGCCCTTTCCAAGGGTGGTATGGATAATCAAATGTGGACGGTCAATCTCATCCTCCTTGCGGTATCCTTCGGTGGATCCTTGGAGCGAGCTGGGATTATCGAAAGACTATTCGCTCACCTTAAGGAGAAAATCAATTCAGTAGGAGGCCTTGTTTTTCTTACAATGCTTACATCAATTTTCTGTGATGCTACTATGTGCGATCAGTTCCTAGGAATTGGAGTCCCTGCTCCTTTGTATGAGGATAAATACGATGAGATAGGTCTTTCTCGTAATATGCTTTCAAGGACCCTTGAAGATGCAGGTACACTTTGGGCAGTTATGTTTCCGTGGACGGCCTGTGGAGCCTATCAGATGAAGACTCTTGGAGTAAGCCCCCTAAGCTTTTTCCCTTTTGCCTTTGTCAATCTCCTAAACCCAATCTTTGCCCTAGTCACAGCCCTTCTTAAGAGAAATATCTTCTGGGCAGATGGGTCTTACACAAATATATTTGGCAAGACTAAGATGAAAAAAATGGCCAAGGCACCAAAGAAAGCTCAAGCCTTTGCCCTTAGCCAATTAGAAAAGTTAAGAAAAGAGGGAAAGACCCCTCAAATCAATTAA
- a CDS encoding isochorismatase family protein produces the protein MERKLASKFYINSLEEDIYQNRQKTLLLVVDEQPKLMKTMENGEKTVTNTLTLLKAFKEYDMNYLATEQYPKGLGRSDDRLLELIEEDKIFAKSLFDAAIPEVVDFIEKKDIKKVLVVGAEGHVCIYQTVRSLLDMGLEVFLVEDAVSSFTEELKATALTSLGQMGAVLVNTEMVLFDIARDSKDPHFKFISNLVKSLR, from the coding sequence ATGGAAAGAAAATTAGCTAGCAAGTTTTATATAAACTCATTGGAAGAAGATATTTATCAAAATAGACAAAAGACTCTGCTACTCGTAGTAGACGAGCAACCAAAGCTAATGAAGACTATGGAAAATGGAGAGAAGACTGTAACAAACACTTTAACTCTCCTTAAGGCCTTTAAGGAATATGATATGAATTATCTAGCTACAGAGCAATATCCAAAGGGACTTGGTAGGAGTGATGATAGGCTTTTGGAATTAATCGAAGAAGATAAGATCTTTGCCAAGTCTCTTTTCGATGCGGCTATTCCAGAAGTAGTAGATTTTATTGAGAAGAAAGATATTAAGAAGGTCCTTGTAGTTGGAGCAGAAGGACACGTTTGTATTTACCAAACTGTAAGGAGCCTCCTCGATATGGGTCTTGAAGTCTTCTTAGTAGAAGATGCAGTATCTTCCTTTACAGAAGAGCTTAAGGCTACAGCCTTAACAAGCCTCGGGCAAATGGGCGCAGTCCTTGTAAACACCGAGATGGTCCTATTCGATATAGCAAGAGACTCTAAGGATCCTCATTTTAAATTTATTTCAAATTTGGTTAAGAGCTTAAGATAA
- a CDS encoding TIGR01212 family radical SAM protein (This family includes YhcC from E. coli K-12, an uncharacterized radical SAM protein.) yields the protein MEINKKRYKDLDSFFKRKFHKKVIKLPLDGGFTCPNRDGSLSSLGCIYCSDSGSGEWTFREKGSISRQISYQKKLLAKPGRDEAYIAYFQNFTNTYGDVAKMREMFYEVISQDDIVGLFIATRADCLSDEVLELLDELKANTFLVVELGMQSVNEKTISLINRGYRHEEFDKGLLKLKNLGINILVHIIVGLPYEVMGDYLADISYINSRKIWGVKIHNLYIEKGTRLLDFYEKENIAYRMDKDSYVEIVVAMLRRLDPDVVINRLTGDGLREKIAFPVWSKNKAKILATIDRVMKVKDYRQGDLWKEN from the coding sequence ATGGAAATAAATAAAAAGCGTTATAAGGATCTGGATTCCTTTTTTAAGAGAAAGTTTCATAAGAAAGTGATTAAGCTTCCCTTGGATGGAGGATTTACTTGTCCTAATAGGGACGGGTCTCTTTCTTCCCTAGGCTGTATTTATTGTTCGGATTCTGGATCTGGCGAGTGGACTTTTAGAGAAAAGGGAAGTATATCTCGTCAGATTTCCTATCAGAAAAAGCTTTTGGCAAAACCTGGTAGGGATGAGGCCTATATAGCCTATTTTCAAAATTTCACCAATACTTACGGGGATGTGGCTAAGATGAGAGAGATGTTTTATGAGGTGATCTCTCAAGATGACATAGTAGGTCTTTTCATAGCTACTAGAGCAGATTGCTTATCTGATGAGGTTTTAGAGCTTTTGGATGAGCTAAAGGCAAATACCTTTCTCGTGGTGGAGCTTGGTATGCAAAGCGTAAATGAAAAGACGATTTCTCTAATAAATAGGGGCTATAGGCACGAGGAATTTGACAAAGGTTTATTAAAACTTAAGAATTTGGGCATAAATATATTAGTCCATATTATTGTAGGTCTTCCTTATGAGGTTATGGGAGATTATCTGGCGGATATTTCCTATATTAATTCTAGAAAGATTTGGGGAGTCAAGATTCACAATCTTTATATTGAAAAGGGGACTAGGCTTTTAGATTTCTACGAGAAGGAAAATATAGCCTACAGGATGGATAAGGATTCATATGTAGAAATCGTAGTAGCTATGCTTAGAAGACTTGATCCTGATGTAGTTATTAATAGACTTACAGGGGATGGTCTTAGGGAAAAAATCGCCTTTCCGGTATGGTCTAAGAATAAGGCGAAGATTTTGGCTACAATTGATAGAGTGATGAAAGTAAAAGATTATAGACAGGGGGATTTATGGAAAGAAAATTAG